One stretch of Serinicoccus hydrothermalis DNA includes these proteins:
- a CDS encoding alpha/beta-hydrolase family protein, translating into MQYSFFSSALAYVTDRETPPEAGRALFEAVEARVDALPAEQRPGSPQIAPVVDNGRHVRFVTRREVDPVEQVPAAELKTIADADASGVRER; encoded by the coding sequence ATGCAGTACTCCTTCTTCTCCTCGGCCCTGGCCTACGTCACCGACCGCGAGACGCCGCCAGAAGCCGGTCGGGCGCTCTTCGAGGCGGTGGAGGCGCGGGTCGACGCGCTGCCGGCGGAACAGCGACCGGGCTCGCCGCAGATCGCCCCCGTGGTCGACAACGGTCGCCACGTGCGCTTCGTCACCCGGCGAGAGGTTGACCCAGTTGAGCAGGTGCCTGCTGCCGAGCTGAAGACCATCGCTGACGCCGACGCCTCCGGCGTCCGCGAACGGTAG